Proteins from a genomic interval of Arachis hypogaea cultivar Tifrunner chromosome 10, arahy.Tifrunner.gnm2.J5K5, whole genome shotgun sequence:
- the LOC112715567 gene encoding cold-regulated protein 27, whose amino-acid sequence MDPVLRENFSPPVSSDPEPLPRSCATELTRYTSASPSSAITVDNCASKDSSSRNFCAGAAAAADAAPFPDILAEWTDKQHRQYLNSLEASFVNELHRSMRSRGWCLQNNTDQACKPRTIQNSHDMPRQSLALHDICRKKISFEKFSTMLESTADSHVLAGSQNGLTPVDRGCSLRETNTYDHVLLCDDGVHAGKCSSFSDRAQRRLEQQYSCCSSHPDLVASTAEVTDQNFNGEVARSSCMPVAKKAKTDAAEASSNAQVVPFGIIHTLDASIDSDSSSRNKGRELLSKLPESLHFSKSDLHHFLRGS is encoded by the exons ATGGACCCCGTTCTCCGGGAAAACTTCTCCCCGCCGGTCTCTTCCGATCCGGAGCCATTGCCCCGCTCCTGTGCTACCGAGTTGACTCGCTACACCTCCGCCTCCCCCTCTTCCGCCATCACCGTCGACAATTGCGCCTCCAAGGACTCCTCCTCGCGTAACTTCTGCGCTGGCGCCGCTGCTGCTGCCGATGCCGCTCCGTTTCCG GATATATTGGCAGAATGGACAGATAAACAGCACCGGCAATATCTTAACTCTTTAGAAGCTTCATTTGTGAATGAATTGCACCGTTCTATGCGTTCACGTGGTTGGTGTTTACAAAATAACACTGATCAAGCATGTAAACCCAGAACTATACAAAATTCACATGATATGCCCAGACAG TCTCTGGCTTTACATGACATCTGCCGGAAGAAGATCagctttgaaaaattttcaactaTGCTAGAGAGTACAGCTGATTCTCATGTTCTTGCAGGAAGTCAAAATGGACTTACACCGGTAGATAGAGGATGCAGTTTGAGAGAAACTAATACCTATGACCATGTCTTGCTTTGTGATGATGGAGTTCATGCAGGAAAGTGTTCATCATTCTCCGACAGGGCACAAAGAAGATTGGAGCAGCAATACAGTTGCTGCTCATCCCATCCAGATTTGGTTGCTAGTACAGCAG aggtcACTGATCAAAACTTCAACGGTGAAGTAGCCAGGTCAAGCTGCATGCCTGTGGCGAAAAAAGCGAAGACAGATGCAGCTGAGGCTTCAAGCAATGCTCAA GTTGTGCCTTTTGGAATAATTCACACGTTAGACGCTTCAATTGATTCTGATTCATCCTCGAGAAACAAAGGACGTGAATTGCTATCCAAACTCCCAGAGAGCCTCCATTTCTCGAAGTCAGATCTGCATCACTTTCTAAGGGGTAGCTAA